The following proteins are co-located in the Phragmites australis chromosome 10, lpPhrAust1.1, whole genome shotgun sequence genome:
- the LOC133931362 gene encoding protein DETOXIFICATION 52-like — translation MCTTTAVPSAPAVAVAGGKGGHHVYVTVPQRAEGDAAGHCGRQLKGHAVPLPAAGETVREVAALCRLAFPIALTALLLYSRTALSMFFLGTIGDLPLAAGSLAIAFANITGYSVLSGLSLGMDPLCSQAFGANQPRLLGLTLYRSVLFLLCCSLPLSALWLNMSKILVFLGQDLEITALAQEYILFSLPDLFSFSLIHPLRVYLRSQGITRPLAAAAGAAVLFHVPANYVLVGHLGLGAPGVAAAASASNFVLLSVLLAYVVGRRDAALCAAGAPTAEWLAGWGLLVRLAAPSCVSVCLEWWWYEVMILLCGLLPDPKSAVASMGVLMQTTALVYVFPSSLGFGVSTRVGNELGANRPGRARAAAQVAVAVAAAMGLAAMSFAAGVRHAWGRMFTADADILRLTAAALPIVGLCELGNCPQTVCCGVLRGSARPARAAHVNLGAFYLVGMPVAVLLAFGLGVGFVGFWVGLLVAQVCCAGLMLCVVRSTDWEAQARRAQELTSSSPADVEESGTHMSAAEGARPEKGEQEEDVEGRCYEPSPKLCRPL, via the coding sequence ATGTGCACAACCACCGCTGTGCCGTCGGCGCCAGCGGTGGCGGTGGCTGGCGGCAAGGGAGGCCACCACGTCTATGTCACGGTGCCACAGCGCGCGGAAGGCGACGCGGCCGGCCATTGCGGCCGCCAGCTCAAGGGCCACGCAGTGCCCTTGCCGGCTGCAGGGGAGACCGTCCGAGAGGTGGCAGCGCTGTGCCGGCTGGCGTTCCCGATCGCGCTGACGGCGCTGCTTCTCTACTCGCGGACGGCGCTGTCGATGTTCTTCCTGGGCACCATTGGCGACCTCCCGCTGGCGGCCGGGTCCCTCGCCATCGCCTTCGCCAACATCACCGGCTATTCTGTGCTCtccggcctctccctcggcatGGACCCTCTCTGTTCCCAGGCGTTCGGCGCCAACCAGCCGCGGCTGCTCGGCCTCACCCTGTACCGCTCCGTCCTCTTCCTGCTGTGCTGCTCGCTGCCGCTCTCCGCGCTCTGGCTCAACATGTCCAAGATCCTCGTCTTCCTCGGTCAGGACCTCGAGATCACGGCGCTCGCGCAGGAGTAcatcctcttctccctccccgacctcttctccttctccctcatcCACCCGCTCCGCGTGTACCTCCGGTCGCAGGGGATCACGCgcccgctcgccgccgccgcgggcgccGCCGTGCTCTTCCACGTACCAGCGAACTACGTACTGGTGGGCCACCTCGGGCTCGGCGCGCCCGGGGTGGCGGCCGCGGCGTCGGCGTCCAACTTCGTACTCCTCAGCGTGCTGCTCGCGTACGTCGTCGGCAGGCGCGATGCGGCGCTGTGCGCGGCGGGGGCACCCACGGCGGAGTGGCTCGCGGGGTGGGGCCTGCTCGTGCGGCTCGCGGCGCCCAGCTGCGTGTCGGTGTGCCTGGAGTGGTGGTGGTACGAGGTGATGATCCTGCTCTGCGGCCTCCTGCCGGACCCGAAGTCGGCGGTGGCGTCCATGGGCGTGCTCATGCAGACGACGGCGCTGGTGTACGTGTTCCCGTCGTCGCTGGGGTTCGGCGTGTCGACAAGGGTGGGCAACGAGCTAGGCGCGAACCGCCCGGGCCGTGCGCGCGCCGCGGCCCAAGTGGCCGTGGCCGTCGCCGCGGCGATGGGGCTCGCGGCCATGTCGTTCGCGGCCGGGGTGCGCCACGCGTGGGGGCGCATGTTCACCGCCGATGCCGACATCCTCCGTCTGACCGCCGCGGCCCTGCCGATCGTGGGGCTCTGCGAGCTCGGCAACTGCCCGCAGACCGTCTGCTGCGGCGTGCTCCGCGGCAGCGCGCGGCCGGCGCGCGCCGCGCACGTCAACCTGGGCGCCTTCTACCTGGTGGGCATGCCCGTCGCCGTGCTGCTCGCGTTCGGGCTCGGCGTGGGCTTCGTCGGGTTCTGGGTGGGCCTCCTCGTAGCCCAGGTGTGCTGCGCCGGACTCATGCTCTGCGTCGTCCGCTCCACCGACTGGGAGGCGCAGGCGCGGCGGGCGCAGGAGCTGACGTCATCCTCGCCGGCCGACGTGGAGGAGAGCGGGACCCACATGTCGGCGGCTGAGGGAGCCAGGCCGGAGAAAggggagcaggaggaggacgtGGAAGGGAGGTGCTACGAGCCGAGCCCGAAACTGTGTAGGCCGCTTTGA